The following proteins are co-located in the Gordonia polyisoprenivorans genome:
- a CDS encoding sigma-70 family RNA polymerase sigma factor has translation MLIGHVYRGGVPPSTDDTSPPHREPDTHERRGFIDAPRHDLSLPDDSDTSMRALLEASALGDRASFARLYDLTNARIYGLVLRVIRDANYAEEVVQEAYLQYWQKASTYRPERGSVITWMMTIAHRRAIDRVRTEDLQRRRVTEAGVAQASVSDPLPLEVVVDREETRTLRTCLDDLTELQRSSIEMSYFNGLTYPEVAARTDTPLPTIKSRMRDGLRRLRDCLRGRGHA, from the coding sequence ATGCTGATCGGACATGTCTACCGTGGAGGGGTGCCACCCTCCACCGATGACACGTCGCCGCCACACCGCGAGCCCGACACCCACGAGCGCCGCGGATTCATCGACGCGCCTCGCCATGACCTTTCCCTGCCCGACGATTCCGATACCTCGATGCGTGCGCTGCTCGAGGCGTCGGCGCTCGGCGACCGGGCATCCTTCGCCCGGCTCTACGACCTGACCAACGCCCGGATCTACGGTCTGGTGCTACGCGTGATCCGGGATGCCAACTATGCCGAGGAGGTCGTCCAGGAGGCGTACCTGCAGTACTGGCAGAAGGCGTCGACCTATCGGCCCGAACGCGGGTCGGTGATCACCTGGATGATGACCATCGCCCACCGGCGTGCGATCGATCGGGTGCGTACCGAGGATCTGCAACGACGCCGGGTCACCGAGGCCGGCGTGGCGCAGGCATCGGTCTCCGATCCCCTGCCGCTCGAGGTGGTCGTCGACCGTGAGGAAACCCGGACGTTGCGGACCTGTCTCGACGATCTCACCGAACTGCAGCGCTCCAGCATCGAGATGTCCTACTTCAACGGCCTGACCTATCCCGAGGTGGCCGCCCGCACCGACACCCCGCTGCCGACCATCAAGTCGCGCATGCGGGACGGGCTGCGGCGGCTGCGTGACTGCCTGCGAGGACGCGGCCATGCCTGA
- a CDS encoding anti-sigma factor gives MPDTEWLDDHVELFAIHALEGSEADRFVDEYNGLTPLERTIYDGRIDEIHTTMADFAAGYALAARPELRDRVLDHVFSAPADTTGPPVSAQASSSAGSPSWSSPTSSISTPASTDTGRHTAVSPVAGKDNPAYAATGPPAPETPTPEGPDDGRVIDLAARRRRRAAALAAAAVVVGVALGAGVLVGRQTAPQPAPTTTTADRNVLDVLQAPDAVVSVARLADDHGAMSVVASRTQNRAVAVLRDQRTPLPSNRTYQLWLVGGANAQPASAGLVPGSAASDPLLIERIDNSQVLAVTIEPEGGSAQPTTDILGQVSL, from the coding sequence ATGCCTGACACCGAGTGGCTCGACGACCACGTCGAATTGTTCGCCATCCACGCCCTCGAGGGCTCCGAGGCCGACCGATTCGTCGACGAGTACAACGGGCTGACCCCGTTGGAGCGCACCATCTACGACGGCCGTATCGACGAAATCCACACCACCATGGCCGATTTCGCTGCCGGCTACGCCCTGGCGGCGCGACCGGAACTGCGCGATCGCGTCCTCGATCACGTCTTCTCCGCGCCCGCCGACACCACCGGACCGCCCGTCTCTGCACAGGCGTCGTCCTCCGCGGGATCGCCGTCGTGGTCGAGCCCGACCTCCTCGATTTCGACTCCGGCGAGCACCGATACCGGTCGGCACACGGCGGTGTCGCCGGTCGCCGGGAAGGACAACCCCGCGTACGCGGCAACCGGTCCGCCCGCTCCGGAAACCCCGACGCCGGAAGGTCCGGACGACGGCCGGGTCATCGACCTGGCCGCGCGTCGGCGCAGACGAGCCGCAGCCCTGGCCGCCGCGGCGGTCGTCGTGGGCGTGGCGCTCGGTGCCGGTGTGCTCGTCGGACGACAGACGGCTCCGCAGCCGGCGCCGACGACGACGACGGCCGATCGCAACGTCCTCGACGTCCTGCAGGCACCGGATGCGGTGGTCTCGGTCGCCCGGCTGGCCGACGATCACGGAGCGATGTCGGTGGTGGCGTCGCGGACCCAGAATCGGGCCGTGGCGGTGCTACGCGATCAGCGCACCCCGCTGCCCTCGAATCGCACCTACCAGCTGTGGCTGGTCGGCGGCGCGAACGCGCAGCCCGCGTCGGCGGGCCTCGTTCCGGGTTCCGCGGCGAGCGATCCCTTGCTCATCGAACGCATCGACAACTCTCAGGTTCTGGCCGTCACCATCGAGCCGGAGGGCGGATCAGCGCAGCCGACGACCGACATTCTCGGGCAGGTGTCACTGTGA
- a CDS encoding response regulator transcription factor — protein sequence MPLPAPGHPVGHPRDARASVARIADYRPPVAPGSHLRMRPLAPVRPPIRPVMPSAGPAPAPIRRPVLSPREIEVLLAWLAAESKDEAAEQLFIAASTVSTHLARIRAKYAAVGRPAPTKTHLLARALQDGITRLEDW from the coding sequence ATGCCCCTTCCGGCCCCCGGACATCCGGTCGGTCACCCCCGCGACGCCCGCGCCTCGGTGGCCCGTATCGCCGACTATCGACCGCCGGTCGCGCCGGGCTCGCATCTGCGGATGCGCCCGCTCGCACCGGTCCGGCCGCCGATTCGCCCGGTCATGCCCAGCGCCGGGCCCGCGCCCGCGCCGATCCGGCGTCCGGTGCTCTCTCCGCGCGAGATCGAGGTGCTTCTCGCCTGGTTGGCAGCGGAATCGAAGGACGAGGCTGCCGAGCAACTGTTCATCGCGGCATCGACCGTGAGCACCCACCTGGCCCGTATCCGGGCGAAGTATGCGGCCGTCGGTCGCCCCGCGCCGACGAAGACCCATCTGCTGGCACGCGCGCTGCAGGACGGCATCACCCGCCTCGAGGACTGGTGA
- a CDS encoding helix-turn-helix transcriptional regulator translates to MRGDGVLRVGMVDDHRSPIWGVERILEGEPDLELVCAAATVDEVLAAGEPLDVVLLDLRLDDGTTPRQNVARLREAGIGTVVYTSGEHPALLRSAAKAGALGVVLKSASEDEIRGALRDAGQGRAVLTTEWAAALDGDPELAAVDLSPQLQRVLALYASGETSAGVGAVLGVTAETVNEYLKRIRAKYADAGRPTRTKIDLYKRAIEDGWLPMPRRGDGDGDETEPPR, encoded by the coding sequence ATGCGAGGCGACGGTGTGTTGCGGGTCGGCATGGTCGACGACCACCGCTCGCCGATCTGGGGTGTCGAGCGCATCCTGGAGGGCGAACCCGATCTGGAATTGGTGTGTGCGGCGGCGACGGTCGACGAGGTGCTCGCCGCGGGCGAGCCGCTCGACGTGGTGCTGCTCGACCTGCGTCTCGACGATGGCACCACGCCGCGGCAGAACGTCGCCCGGCTCCGTGAGGCCGGGATCGGCACCGTGGTCTACACCTCCGGGGAACATCCGGCGCTGTTGCGATCGGCCGCGAAGGCCGGGGCGCTCGGGGTGGTGCTCAAGTCGGCGTCGGAGGATGAGATCCGCGGGGCGCTACGCGATGCGGGACAGGGCCGCGCCGTGCTGACCACCGAATGGGCCGCCGCGCTCGACGGCGATCCGGAGCTCGCCGCCGTCGATCTCAGTCCCCAACTGCAGCGGGTGCTCGCGCTGTACGCGTCGGGGGAGACCTCCGCTGGCGTCGGTGCGGTGCTCGGGGTCACCGCGGAGACGGTCAACGAGTACCTCAAGCGCATCCGCGCCAAGTACGCCGACGCCGGGCGTCCGACCCGCACCAAGATCGACCTCTACAAGCGTGCGATCGAGGACGGCTGGCTGCCGATGCCTCGACGCGGCGACGGCGACGGCGACGAGACCGAGCCGCCACGATGA
- a CDS encoding acetoacetate decarboxylase family protein, translated as MTHPSRHDVLGSTVTMPVEIRRARCFVAGFTADARAMQTAIDAAGDTRGALAPLRIRRGRGMCMLVFVDYIDGDLGPYNEFGVCFLVDPTTTDDAPGDSRPGDSRAGGSWSGLRSLFAGDARALIHRLPVDGEFTLAAGRGIWGFPKILADFDVDHESTTRHGRVSVDGRLIADLTVKPGMPMPASSVETTLHAYSQLDGTLRMTPWRLRSITGTRTRLGGARLHLGDHEIADELRSLGLSRHALMTTSVRSLAVTFDDAEVV; from the coding sequence ATGACGCACCCTTCCCGACATGACGTATTGGGCTCGACGGTGACGATGCCGGTCGAGATCCGGCGCGCACGCTGCTTCGTCGCGGGGTTCACCGCCGACGCGAGGGCGATGCAGACCGCAATCGACGCCGCCGGCGACACCCGTGGCGCGCTGGCACCGCTGCGGATACGTCGCGGCCGGGGTATGTGCATGCTGGTCTTCGTCGACTACATCGACGGCGACCTCGGGCCCTACAACGAATTCGGGGTCTGCTTCCTCGTCGATCCGACCACGACCGACGACGCCCCCGGCGATTCCCGCCCCGGCGACTCCAGGGCCGGCGGTTCGTGGTCCGGGCTGCGGTCGCTGTTCGCCGGCGACGCCCGGGCCCTGATCCACCGGCTGCCGGTCGACGGTGAGTTCACCCTCGCCGCCGGACGCGGGATCTGGGGATTCCCGAAGATCCTCGCCGACTTCGACGTCGACCACGAGTCGACGACCCGGCACGGCCGGGTGAGCGTCGACGGTCGGCTGATCGCCGACCTCACCGTCAAGCCGGGCATGCCGATGCCCGCATCCTCGGTGGAGACCACGCTGCATGCGTACTCGCAGCTCGACGGCACGCTGCGGATGACGCCGTGGCGACTGCGGTCGATCACCGGCACCCGGACCCGGCTCGGCGGTGCCCGCCTGCACCTCGGCGACCACGAGATCGCCGACGAACTGCGCTCTCTCGGCCTGTCGCGGCACGCGCTCATGACGACGTCGGTGCGCAGCCTCGCCGTGACCTTCGACGACGCCGAGGTCGTCTGA
- a CDS encoding pirin family protein: protein MSNLEAQPAEVECRTVAQNSVAQNSVAQNSSDEKRGRWRVEVLTSRDVPLGGPRAMTVHRTVPQRSRSLIGAWCFADHYGPDDVSTTGGMDVPPHPHTGLQTASWLFTGEIEHRDTMGNHAMVRPGELNLMTAGHGIAHTEVSTPDTTVLHGVQLWIALPADAVDTPRDFAHYAPPLITVGEATARVFLGELLGSTSPVHTFTPLLGAELHLPAGAEISLDVRDDFEHGFLVDTGRVEIVGSTAPILERTQLGYVGLGANTLTLRNHAEHTARIVVLGGAPLNEDIVMWWNFIGRSHDDIVAFREEWMAHSERFGQVQGYTGDIQHLPAPTLPGTRLRARENMPGRALEK from the coding sequence GTGAGCAATCTCGAAGCCCAGCCGGCGGAGGTCGAATGTCGAACCGTCGCCCAGAATTCGGTCGCCCAGAACTCGGTCGCGCAGAACTCCTCGGACGAGAAACGAGGCCGATGGCGCGTCGAGGTCCTCACCTCGCGTGATGTCCCCCTCGGCGGTCCGCGCGCGATGACCGTCCACCGAACCGTGCCGCAGCGCAGCCGGTCGTTGATCGGCGCCTGGTGTTTCGCCGACCACTACGGTCCCGACGACGTCTCGACCACCGGCGGAATGGACGTGCCACCGCATCCGCACACCGGGTTGCAAACCGCGAGTTGGTTGTTCACCGGTGAGATCGAACACCGGGACACCATGGGCAACCATGCGATGGTCCGGCCCGGTGAACTCAATCTGATGACCGCGGGGCACGGCATCGCCCACACCGAGGTGTCCACCCCCGACACCACGGTGCTCCACGGCGTGCAACTGTGGATCGCCCTGCCCGCCGACGCCGTCGACACGCCACGGGATTTCGCGCACTACGCGCCACCGCTGATCACCGTCGGTGAGGCCACCGCACGTGTCTTCCTCGGGGAGCTGCTCGGCAGCACCTCCCCCGTGCACACCTTCACACCGCTTCTCGGTGCCGAACTCCACCTACCGGCAGGGGCCGAGATCAGCCTCGACGTCCGAGACGACTTCGAACACGGATTCCTCGTCGACACCGGCCGTGTCGAGATCGTGGGCTCCACCGCCCCCATCCTCGAACGCACCCAACTCGGCTACGTCGGACTCGGCGCGAACACTCTCACTCTGCGCAACCACGCCGAACACACCGCACGCATCGTGGTGCTCGGCGGCGCACCGCTGAACGAGGACATCGTGATGTGGTGGAACTTCATCGGGCGCAGCCACGACGACATCGTCGCCTTCCGCGAGGAGTGGATGGCCCACAGTGAGCGCTTCGGTCAGGTGCAGGGATACACCGGTGATATCCAGCACCTGCCCGCCCCCACGCTCCCCGGTACGCGCCTGCGGGCGCGGGAGAACATGCCGGGGCGGGCGCTGGAGAAGTGA
- a CDS encoding CE1759 family FMN reductase: MIRLVAVNAGLGEPSSTRMLVDRLASAVTDALGENRVQTTTIDLRDLAVDLGRSMAAGFATGAARAAIDTVQGADALIVATPVFNASYSGLFKTFFDLVDVDEMAATPVLIAATGGSPRHSMVLDHALRPLFGYLRMIVVPTGVYAAAEDWAGGSGDTTTLGDRIDRAARELAALLEGSKQQTRAVADALSDNDNHSDTAVESAGIANFARLLGT; this comes from the coding sequence ATGATCCGACTGGTCGCGGTCAATGCCGGCCTCGGCGAGCCGTCGTCGACGAGGATGCTCGTCGATCGGCTCGCCTCGGCGGTGACCGATGCGCTGGGTGAGAACCGGGTACAGACAACGACCATCGATCTCCGCGATCTCGCCGTCGACCTCGGTCGCTCGATGGCCGCGGGCTTCGCCACCGGCGCCGCCCGCGCGGCCATCGACACCGTGCAGGGCGCCGACGCCTTGATCGTCGCCACCCCGGTCTTCAACGCGTCCTACTCGGGCCTGTTCAAGACATTCTTCGATCTCGTGGACGTCGACGAGATGGCGGCCACGCCGGTCCTGATCGCCGCGACCGGCGGAAGCCCACGGCATTCGATGGTGCTCGACCACGCGCTGCGCCCATTGTTCGGCTACCTGCGCATGATCGTGGTACCCACGGGTGTCTATGCCGCCGCCGAGGATTGGGCGGGCGGCTCCGGTGACACCACCACGCTCGGTGATCGGATCGACCGCGCCGCACGGGAACTCGCGGCGCTGCTCGAAGGCAGCAAACAGCAGACCCGGGCAGTCGCGGATGCGTTGTCCGACAACGACAACCACAGCGACACCGCCGTCGAGTCCGCAGGCATCGCGAACTTCGCGCGGCTGCTCGGCACCTGA
- a CDS encoding LLM class flavin-dependent oxidoreductase has translation MQFGLFSVSDITVDPTTGVAPTEHERIKAIVEIAKKAEDIGLDVFALGEHHNPPFFSSSPTTTLAYIAAQTSTLNLSTATTLITTNDPVKIAEDFAMLQHLADGRVDLMLGRGNTGPVYPWFGKDIRQGIPLAIENYHLLHRLWTEEVLDWEGKFRTPLTSFTSTPRPLDGVAPFVWHGSIRSPEIAEQAAYYGDGFFANHIFWPAEHFQRLIDFYRERYEHYGHGNANQAIVGLGGQFFIRKNSQDAVREFRPYFDNAPVYGHGPSLEDFSRETPLTVGSPAEFVDRTLSFRNTFGDYQRQLFLIDHAGLPLKTVLEQLDELGAVLPELRKGFADGRPAEVPDAPTHASLVAARDAAQEPVEHEVQA, from the coding sequence ATGCAATTCGGACTCTTCAGCGTCAGCGACATCACGGTGGACCCGACCACGGGAGTTGCTCCCACCGAGCACGAGCGCATCAAGGCCATCGTCGAGATCGCCAAGAAGGCCGAGGACATCGGACTTGATGTCTTCGCACTCGGTGAGCACCACAACCCGCCGTTCTTCTCGTCGTCGCCGACGACGACGCTGGCCTACATCGCCGCACAGACCTCGACGCTGAATCTGTCGACGGCCACCACCTTGATCACCACCAACGATCCGGTGAAGATCGCCGAGGATTTCGCGATGCTCCAGCATCTCGCCGACGGGCGGGTGGACCTGATGCTCGGCCGCGGCAACACCGGCCCGGTCTATCCGTGGTTCGGCAAGGACATCCGGCAGGGCATTCCGCTCGCGATCGAGAATTATCATCTGCTGCACCGGCTCTGGACCGAGGAGGTGCTCGATTGGGAGGGCAAGTTCCGCACCCCGCTGACCTCGTTCACCTCGACGCCCCGACCCCTCGACGGCGTCGCGCCGTTCGTGTGGCACGGGTCGATCCGCAGCCCGGAGATCGCCGAGCAGGCCGCCTACTACGGTGACGGCTTCTTCGCGAACCACATCTTCTGGCCCGCAGAGCATTTCCAGCGTCTGATCGACTTCTATCGCGAACGCTACGAGCACTACGGGCACGGTAACGCCAACCAGGCGATCGTCGGGTTGGGTGGACAGTTCTTCATCCGCAAGAACTCCCAGGACGCGGTTCGTGAATTCCGGCCGTACTTCGACAACGCACCGGTCTACGGGCATGGTCCGTCGTTGGAGGATTTCAGTCGGGAGACCCCGCTGACGGTGGGTAGCCCGGCCGAATTCGTCGACCGCACATTGTCTTTCCGTAACACCTTCGGTGACTACCAGCGCCAGCTGTTCCTCATCGACCACGCGGGTCTGCCGCTGAAGACCGTCCTCGAACAACTCGACGAACTCGGCGCGGTCCTGCCGGAGTTGCGCAAGGGATTCGCCGACGGACGTCCCGCCGAGGTTCCGGATGCACCGACGCATGCCTCGCTGGTGGCGGCGCGTGATGCCGCGCAGGAGCCCGTGGAACACGAGGTGCAGGCATGA
- a CDS encoding DUF4190 domain-containing protein, whose protein sequence is MAEPGDGRDIDAEGGAVRTDQVTRPIAPAVTDRHARWPQVNDLVDEPVEPENPLFEIPSARSDVVDGPLPPIGDLWGRAELDPIPDLTTSGVGPVVYPRGRTAPAATAAVVCGVASVPLTLALGIGGVLGILAIILGVAAVRTIRRTPGMRGTGRAVASIVMGTGSALVGLPILALVLMVGSLL, encoded by the coding sequence ATGGCAGAACCCGGTGACGGCCGGGACATCGATGCCGAGGGAGGCGCTGTGCGAACCGATCAGGTCACCCGTCCGATCGCGCCCGCGGTGACCGATCGTCATGCGCGCTGGCCTCAGGTGAACGATCTGGTCGATGAACCCGTGGAACCCGAGAACCCGCTCTTCGAGATCCCCAGCGCCCGGAGCGATGTCGTGGACGGGCCGCTGCCGCCGATCGGCGACCTGTGGGGTCGGGCCGAACTCGATCCGATCCCCGACCTCACAACATCGGGCGTCGGACCTGTCGTCTATCCGCGTGGACGCACCGCTCCGGCGGCAACCGCAGCAGTGGTGTGCGGCGTGGCCTCGGTGCCGCTGACCCTGGCACTCGGCATCGGTGGGGTGCTGGGCATACTGGCGATCATCCTGGGAGTGGCCGCGGTACGCACGATCCGTCGAACACCGGGCATGCGTGGCACCGGTCGCGCGGTGGCGTCGATCGTGATGGGGACGGGCAGCGCCCTGGTCGGGCTACCGATTCTCGCGCTCGTCCTGATGGTCGGCTCGCTGCTGTAG
- a CDS encoding MbtH family protein, whose amino-acid sequence MTNPFDDENGRFYVLVNDENQHSLWPTFADIPSGWTKVFGEDSRAACLEYVEKNWTDLRPKSLIDAMEADKAARENG is encoded by the coding sequence ATGACGAACCCATTCGACGACGAGAACGGCCGCTTCTACGTGCTCGTGAATGATGAGAACCAGCACTCGCTGTGGCCGACGTTCGCCGACATCCCGTCCGGCTGGACCAAGGTGTTCGGTGAGGATTCCCGTGCGGCGTGCCTGGAGTACGTGGAGAAGAACTGGACCGATCTGCGCCCCAAGAGCCTCATCGACGCGATGGAGGCGGACAAGGCTGCCCGGGAGAACGGCTGA